In Aerococcus loyolae, a genomic segment contains:
- the comGF gene encoding competence type IV pilus minor pilin ComGF, which yields MNWKVWKTWNKSAFTLIEAVLALALFFMIQSLFILVVEVEINHYQAVKDIQQDDWGVFLMQLQREARHSRLNWATGTRLNYQLASGQRIQMEYYSNQESSMIRRLVSGRGHQPYLMGVELVKFTMVNSHQVKVNCRLADQKEYQALISFREEARETESD from the coding sequence TTGAATTGGAAAGTGTGGAAGACTTGGAATAAGTCGGCCTTTACCTTAATTGAAGCAGTCCTGGCCTTAGCCTTATTCTTTATGATCCAATCACTCTTTATCCTGGTGGTCGAAGTGGAGATTAACCACTACCAAGCTGTCAAGGATATCCAGCAAGATGATTGGGGCGTTTTTCTGATGCAGCTGCAAAGAGAAGCCCGCCATAGCCGGCTCAATTGGGCGACAGGCACTCGCTTGAACTACCAACTGGCTAGTGGTCAACGGATTCAGATGGAGTATTACAGTAACCAGGAGTCTTCAATGATCCGCCGCCTGGTCTCTGGTCGCGGCCACCAACCTTATTTGATGGGGGTGGAGTTGGTAAAGTTCACCATGGTCAATTCCCACCAGGTGAAGGTAAATTGCCGCTTAGCCGATCAAAAGGAGTACCAGGCACTGATTTCCTTTAGAGAGGAGGCTAGGGAAACTGAAAGCGATTAA
- the comGC gene encoding competence type IV pilus major pilin ComGC, with protein sequence MMNVVNHKANRMMKKLGVHKQEGFTLLEMIVVLFILGLLILLFLPNIMNQRDSAQETGDEALRQTVETQQILYKNDHDGQEGTIDQLVAEEYLSQEQADRFNALPAE encoded by the coding sequence ATGATGAATGTCGTAAACCATAAAGCAAATCGAATGATGAAAAAATTAGGTGTCCATAAACAGGAGGGCTTCACTCTTTTAGAAATGATCGTTGTCCTCTTTATTTTAGGATTACTGATCTTACTCTTCTTACCTAATATCATGAACCAAAGAGACAGTGCCCAAGAAACTGGGGATGAAGCCTTAAGGCAAACCGTAGAAACCCAGCAGATCCTCTACAAAAATGACCATGATGGCCAAGAGGGGACGATTGATCAATTGGTGGCGGAAGAATATTTAAGCCAAGAACAGGCAGACCGCTTCAATGCCTTACCGGCTGAATAA
- the comGB gene encoding competence type IV pilus assembly protein ComGB, which translates to MEKSKPSFWQPINWKKIANYEITSSWNKALQAEVLAYIADMLMEGFQMIDIFSFLAALYPKQEETFKAMEALLIEGHFFYETTGEMKLAKDIQFQIQVAERWGDFAPGLKTISAYLKERAHQQALIRQSLRYPVFLVLLLLLMLLGMRGFVLPQFDRLQASPDSGVLGLLFWCLENLPLLLGIFVTALVVFYLLFRLWKQKVGPLVQAQALVKIPILGRLLRLYYTYYFAYEFSQLFQVGYSIKQIIDTFSQQEEVPFLYDFGHYLAHSYEEGQAIVSQLREVNIFTREFPAIVHQGELLSQLALKMRLYSQRCLKNYQDQVKLLMRWIQNGLFIVIALFIVTIYLMLMLPMFNMIGEIPG; encoded by the coding sequence ATGGAAAAATCCAAGCCGAGCTTCTGGCAGCCTATCAATTGGAAGAAAATTGCTAATTATGAAATTACTTCCTCTTGGAATAAAGCCCTCCAAGCCGAAGTGCTTGCCTATATTGCTGACATGTTAATGGAAGGCTTTCAAATGATTGACATCTTTTCCTTCTTAGCGGCCCTCTATCCCAAGCAGGAAGAGACTTTTAAAGCCATGGAGGCCTTGTTAATTGAAGGGCATTTCTTCTATGAAACCACTGGAGAAATGAAACTGGCCAAGGATATTCAATTTCAAATCCAAGTTGCTGAACGCTGGGGTGACTTTGCCCCAGGGTTAAAGACGATCAGTGCCTATCTCAAGGAGAGAGCCCACCAGCAAGCCCTTATCAGGCAAAGCTTACGCTATCCAGTTTTTCTAGTGCTTTTACTCTTACTTATGCTACTGGGCATGCGGGGCTTTGTCTTACCACAATTTGACCGCCTACAAGCCAGTCCTGATTCAGGAGTCTTAGGCTTACTCTTTTGGTGCTTGGAAAATCTCCCCTTACTTTTAGGAATCTTTGTCACGGCGTTAGTGGTTTTCTATTTGCTTTTTCGACTTTGGAAGCAAAAAGTGGGTCCCTTAGTCCAAGCTCAGGCCTTGGTCAAAATTCCAATTTTAGGGAGACTCTTGCGGCTTTATTACACCTATTACTTCGCCTATGAATTTAGCCAGCTCTTCCAGGTGGGCTATTCCATTAAGCAAATTATTGATACTTTTAGCCAGCAAGAGGAGGTTCCTTTCCTCTATGATTTTGGCCACTATTTAGCCCATTCTTATGAAGAAGGCCAGGCTATTGTCAGCCAGTTACGGGAGGTCAATATTTTTACCCGGGAATTTCCCGCCATTGTCCACCAGGGGGAGCTACTGAGTCAATTGGCACTCAAGATGCGTCTTTACAGTCAGCGTTGTTTGAAGAATTACCAAGACCAGGTCAAGCTGCTCATGCGTTGGATTCAGAATGGCTTATTTATCGTGATTGCTCTATTTATCGTAACGATTTATCTGATGTTGATGCTACCCATGTTTAATATGATAGGAGAGATACCAGGATGA
- the comGA gene encoding competence type IV pilus ATPase ComGA encodes MQKVTQEILREAYQARVDDIHLLPERGLYQVYFRQEGILKPVRQFDLDFGSRWIRYLKYISHLDVGEQRLPQEGALIYQLDQGEIELRLSTLANYLMQESLVIRLLYDQSQWQYSDREAEDLEEMKKYLYRKSGLMLFSGPVASGKTSTIYHLLREVYQERACQVITMEDPVEIKEANFLQISVNRKAGLTYERLIKASLRHHPDILLIGEIRDEETAQMVMRAALTGHLVIATIHAKNCIGVIGRLKELGLSQEQLLQTLLFVASQRLIPVTGEADSRQLFCEWMNARMLAQYLTKGEVASDFKSLNSKLQEAYTHGKIQAELLAAYQLEENC; translated from the coding sequence TTGCAGAAAGTCACTCAAGAAATACTCAGGGAAGCCTACCAAGCCCGGGTGGACGATATCCATCTTTTACCAGAAAGGGGGCTTTACCAAGTCTATTTCCGCCAAGAGGGCATCCTAAAGCCGGTGCGCCAGTTTGACTTAGACTTTGGTAGCCGCTGGATTCGCTATTTGAAGTATATTAGTCATTTAGATGTGGGCGAGCAACGTTTACCCCAAGAAGGGGCCTTGATCTATCAATTAGACCAGGGAGAAATTGAACTTAGGCTGTCCACCTTAGCCAACTATCTCATGCAGGAATCCTTGGTGATCCGTCTGCTCTATGACCAAAGTCAGTGGCAGTACAGCGACCGAGAAGCTGAAGACTTAGAGGAGATGAAGAAATATCTTTATCGAAAAAGTGGGCTCATGCTTTTCTCTGGCCCGGTGGCCTCGGGAAAGACGTCAACCATCTACCATCTCTTAAGAGAGGTCTACCAGGAGCGCGCCTGTCAGGTGATTACTATGGAGGATCCGGTGGAAATTAAGGAAGCTAATTTCTTACAGATCTCAGTCAACCGCAAGGCAGGCTTAACTTATGAACGCCTGATCAAGGCCAGCCTCCGCCACCATCCTGATATTCTCTTGATCGGTGAAATTCGTGATGAAGAAACCGCTCAAATGGTGATGCGGGCGGCCCTAACCGGGCACTTGGTGATTGCTACCATCCATGCCAAGAACTGTATCGGCGTCATTGGCCGATTGAAAGAGTTGGGCCTGAGCCAAGAACAATTGCTTCAAACGCTCTTGTTTGTCGCTTCTCAGCGCCTTATTCCCGTCACAGGAGAAGCGGACTCGCGGCAACTTTTTTGTGAATGGATGAATGCCCGGATGTTGGCCCAATACCTCACTAAGGGAGAAGTGGCCAGTGACTTTAAGTCCTTAAATAGTAAATTGCAGGAGGCCTATACCCATGGAAAAATCCAAGCCGAGCTTCTGGCAGCCTATCAATTGGAAGAAAATTGCTAA
- a CDS encoding V-type ATPase subunit encodes MTNYTAINTKVRAMKGQLVLTPEEIDDRLAGYTLSDLYQVLDQLPSYHQVMPSEQNKLDLTAVNLIELIDRGLRYDFLKLYRFSGFEQRAALSVYGIRFEREFITKVLRGLERQESVPFVVNPFTDYLEKHRHFHIGELITKTSVLDAIDTFRDTDYGQFFEDYHDYFHDHDYNHYIISTVFEQYCAVLVWKKASRGLNDKALTRFKKLFGSEMDLANIRTIFRLKFYYKVDENFIRSQLFSPGRYLNEANISALLASQDKNTFFNLLTNLGYQDLFKSGENKVVSLKQQKAWLKTIEHRFAKSLPQSVLPLFDYLSLKELEADLLKEKVEAIAYQSPVTMPFHN; translated from the coding sequence ATGACTAACTATACCGCAATCAACACCAAGGTCCGGGCCATGAAAGGTCAGCTGGTCTTGACTCCAGAAGAAATCGATGACCGCTTAGCAGGTTATACCTTATCAGACCTCTATCAGGTCCTCGACCAATTGCCCTCCTACCATCAAGTGATGCCCAGCGAACAAAATAAGCTTGATCTCACTGCGGTAAATTTGATCGAACTGATTGATCGGGGCTTGCGCTATGACTTTCTCAAGCTCTACCGCTTTTCTGGTTTCGAACAACGGGCGGCCTTGTCGGTCTATGGGATTCGTTTTGAACGCGAATTTATCACCAAGGTGCTCAGAGGCTTGGAGCGCCAAGAATCGGTCCCTTTTGTCGTCAACCCATTTACTGACTACTTGGAAAAGCACCGCCACTTTCACATCGGTGAACTGATTACCAAGACATCGGTCCTTGATGCCATTGATACCTTTAGAGATACCGATTACGGTCAATTCTTTGAAGACTATCATGATTATTTCCATGACCACGACTACAACCATTACATTATCAGTACCGTCTTTGAACAATACTGTGCGGTCTTGGTTTGGAAGAAGGCCAGTCGGGGACTTAATGATAAGGCCTTGACCCGCTTTAAGAAGTTATTTGGTAGTGAGATGGACTTAGCCAATATCCGGACCATTTTTCGTTTGAAATTCTACTATAAGGTGGATGAGAACTTTATCCGCTCCCAACTCTTTAGCCCAGGTCGCTATCTCAATGAAGCTAACATCAGTGCCCTCCTGGCTAGTCAAGACAAGAACACTTTCTTCAACCTCTTGACCAACTTGGGCTACCAAGATTTATTCAAGAGTGGAGAAAATAAAGTGGTGAGCTTGAAGCAACAAAAGGCTTGGCTAAAGACCATTGAGCACCGTTTTGCTAAGAGTTTACCGCAGTCGGTTTTGCCCCTCTTTGACTATCTCAGTCTCAAAGAATTAGAAGCTGACCTACTCAAAGAAAAGGTAGAGGCGATTGCCTACCAATCCCCTGTTACTATGCCATTCCATAATTGA
- a CDS encoding V-type ATP synthase subunit I has protein sequence MITKMSMVNISGPRDDIDRMADQYLSHYDIHLENTLKELSEIQTLKPYTSPDPYQPWADRIDNLLQITSDEEEELEGDCRDLDFDYIKRLVTEVEKDCSDVQGQLNEVNESLEKLEADYNTYLPFSEIDYNLADILSMEKIKFRFGRFTEANYRKFKKYIDNMIPSIFIPSKTEDGYVYGLYFVPAEARQRVDALYFSLAWQRIYLPEESGTFKEILSRYQGEIQKLKKMQADLETKLKAFLLPVRDNLLEAKQRLHKLSKAFGVRRYAAITRNEFAKKETRYLLIGWMDEDDAKSLVNDVKDDPNVTIYIEDDSDEDNIEPPTKLKNNFFTKPFRMITKMYGTPNYEEMDPTPLVAVTYSLMFGAMFGDVGHGLLLFLLGLVSYHLPKVAMAKMFLPVGISSMLFGFLYGSVFGIEDKIIEPIWLSPSKAMTNVPFFGTLNTVFVVSVCFGMFLILLTMLMNFVLRLKEGEKLEAIFDRNGLMGLIFYGLMVLTLVLYMTGHSLPALGIIIAIMVISLLCIGFKEQIINFIEKKKADNEDGIVIQLITVFFEAFETLLSFISNTISFVRVGAFAISHGVMMGIVLMFANLEGNNPNWLVFILGNLFVTGFEGLVVFIQVLRLEFYELFSHFYKGDGIEFKSVWSSTKS, from the coding sequence ATGATTACAAAGATGAGTATGGTCAACATATCTGGTCCCCGTGATGACATCGACCGGATGGCTGACCAATACTTAAGTCATTATGATATTCATTTAGAAAATACTCTAAAGGAATTATCAGAAATTCAGACTTTAAAACCCTATACCAGTCCTGATCCCTACCAACCCTGGGCTGATCGGATTGATAACTTATTACAAATCACGAGTGATGAAGAAGAAGAATTAGAAGGCGATTGTCGCGACTTAGACTTTGACTATATCAAGCGTCTGGTGACTGAGGTCGAAAAAGATTGCTCCGATGTCCAAGGGCAATTAAATGAAGTCAATGAATCACTGGAGAAGTTAGAGGCTGACTACAACACCTACCTGCCTTTTTCCGAAATCGATTATAACTTAGCCGATATTCTTTCCATGGAAAAGATTAAGTTTCGCTTTGGTCGCTTTACTGAAGCCAACTATCGCAAGTTTAAAAAATATATCGATAATATGATTCCTTCCATCTTCATTCCTTCTAAAACCGAGGACGGCTATGTTTATGGCCTTTACTTTGTGCCTGCCGAAGCCCGGCAACGGGTAGACGCTTTGTATTTCTCCTTAGCATGGCAAAGAATTTACCTGCCTGAAGAAAGCGGGACTTTTAAAGAAATTCTTAGCCGCTACCAAGGCGAAATTCAAAAACTCAAGAAAATGCAAGCTGATTTAGAAACCAAGCTAAAAGCCTTCCTCCTACCTGTTAGAGACAATTTATTGGAAGCTAAACAACGCCTCCATAAGTTATCCAAGGCCTTTGGGGTCCGCCGTTATGCAGCCATTACCCGAAATGAATTTGCTAAGAAAGAGACCCGCTATCTCTTAATCGGCTGGATGGATGAAGATGATGCCAAATCCTTAGTCAACGACGTCAAAGATGATCCTAACGTAACCATCTATATTGAAGACGATAGTGATGAAGATAATATTGAACCTCCCACGAAATTGAAGAATAATTTCTTTACCAAACCCTTTCGCATGATCACTAAGATGTATGGGACCCCCAATTATGAAGAGATGGACCCTACACCCTTAGTGGCAGTAACCTATTCCTTAATGTTTGGGGCTATGTTTGGGGACGTGGGCCACGGGCTCTTACTCTTTTTATTAGGCTTAGTGTCCTACCATCTACCTAAAGTCGCCATGGCCAAGATGTTCTTGCCAGTGGGTATTTCATCCATGCTTTTCGGTTTCTTATACGGTTCCGTGTTTGGGATTGAAGACAAGATTATTGAACCCATCTGGTTGAGTCCAAGTAAGGCTATGACCAATGTACCCTTCTTTGGGACTTTGAATACGGTCTTTGTGGTGTCAGTTTGCTTTGGGATGTTCTTAATTCTCTTAACCATGCTGATGAATTTTGTCTTACGGCTTAAAGAAGGCGAAAAATTAGAAGCCATTTTCGACCGCAATGGCCTCATGGGCTTGATTTTCTACGGCTTAATGGTGTTGACCCTGGTCCTCTACATGACTGGTCATTCCTTACCTGCCCTAGGCATTATTATTGCCATCATGGTTATTTCCCTACTCTGCATTGGCTTTAAGGAACAAATCATTAACTTTATTGAAAAGAAAAAAGCCGACAATGAAGACGGGATCGTGATTCAATTAATCACCGTTTTCTTTGAAGCTTTTGAAACCTTATTATCCTTTATTTCCAATACCATTTCCTTTGTCCGGGTGGGTGCCTTTGCCATCAGCCACGGCGTGATGATGGGGATTGTTTTAATGTTTGCCAATCTGGAAGGCAATAACCCTAACTGGTTGGTCTTTATCCTAGGTAACCTCTTCGTCACTGGATTCGAAGGTTTGGTTGTCTTTATCCAAGTCTTACGGCTAGAATTCTATGAACTCTTCAGTCACTTCTATAAGGGCGACGGGATTGAGTTCAAGAGTGTTTGGTCATCAACCAAGTCATAA
- a CDS encoding ATP synthase subunit C yields MSIATMLKLTIALTFILAFVLPGAYYFLGHAGRERYKKTLAWNVFALVSGIAIALIIAYHPEVAFAAGQEGGAASDGLARGLGFIGAALSTGLSCVGAGIAVSNSASAALGAISEDSSIFGRSLIFVGLAEGISLFGLIVSFSILGQL; encoded by the coding sequence ATGTCTATTGCTACTATGCTTAAATTAACGATTGCCTTAACCTTTATCCTTGCTTTTGTCCTTCCAGGCGCTTACTACTTCTTAGGCCATGCCGGTCGGGAACGTTATAAGAAAACCTTGGCTTGGAATGTCTTTGCCTTGGTTTCAGGAATTGCTATTGCCTTAATTATTGCCTACCATCCAGAAGTAGCCTTTGCGGCTGGTCAAGAAGGTGGCGCTGCTAGTGACGGCTTAGCCCGTGGCTTAGGTTTTATCGGTGCTGCCCTTTCCACTGGTCTATCCTGTGTGGGTGCTGGTATTGCCGTATCTAACTCTGCTTCTGCAGCTCTTGGTGCCATTAGTGAAGACTCATCTATCTTTGGTCGTTCATTGATCTTTGTTGGTTTGGCTGAAGGTATCTCCCTCTTCGGTTTAATTGTTTCCTTCTCTATCCTAGGTCAACTTTAA
- a CDS encoding V-type ATP synthase subunit F, whose protein sequence is MKQYLISDNVHSLTGMKLVGVDGVLIKDQDSFEEAFQAVLERNDIGVLMISPQLIADHQDLVDEVRFNRSTPLIVEMLGPNEYASEQSSIADTIQRAIGISI, encoded by the coding sequence ATGAAACAATATCTCATTAGCGATAATGTGCATTCCTTAACCGGGATGAAACTGGTGGGCGTTGATGGCGTCTTGATCAAGGACCAAGATTCATTTGAAGAGGCTTTTCAAGCAGTCTTGGAAAGAAATGATATTGGTGTCTTGATGATTTCGCCCCAGCTGATTGCTGACCACCAGGACCTAGTCGATGAGGTGCGATTCAACCGCTCAACACCTCTGATTGTAGAGATGTTAGGCCCCAATGAATATGCATCCGAACAATCCTCAATCGCTGACACCATCCAGCGTGCCATTGGGATATCCATTTAG
- a CDS encoding DNA recombination RmuC family protein yields the protein MKLEEKMAYFKDQVTQQSQAEIDQQINQYRQTLEDDYQKFQEQTDETFAHRLVNEKEALRKENNKAISQIQINQQRELFLTEENMKLTLFQTFTKQIESYQESEAYIEQLKKMLKNIQAYAGREKYDLYIDENDSHLRSQLESYASHPIIISDRPFMGGIRAVLRERQILVDYSFLTFLDRLKENFVIKEAD from the coding sequence ATGAAACTTGAAGAAAAAATGGCTTATTTTAAGGATCAAGTGACCCAACAAAGCCAAGCTGAAATTGACCAACAAATTAACCAATATCGGCAAACACTAGAAGACGATTACCAAAAATTTCAAGAGCAAACCGATGAAACTTTTGCTCATCGTTTAGTTAACGAAAAAGAAGCCTTACGCAAGGAAAATAATAAGGCTATTTCTCAAATTCAAATCAACCAACAACGGGAATTGTTCTTAACCGAAGAGAACATGAAACTGACTCTCTTCCAAACCTTCACCAAGCAAATCGAAAGCTATCAAGAAAGTGAAGCTTATATTGAACAATTGAAAAAAATGCTGAAGAATATTCAAGCCTACGCAGGTCGTGAAAAATACGACCTCTACATCGATGAAAATGATAGTCATTTAAGAAGTCAATTAGAAAGTTATGCTTCCCACCCTATCATTATCTCTGACCGTCCCTTCATGGGCGGCATCCGGGCGGTATTAAGAGAGCGTCAAATCTTAGTAGACTACTCCTTCTTAACCTTTCTTGACCGTCTCAAAGAAAACTTTGTCATTAAGGAGGCTGATTAA
- a CDS encoding V-type ATP synthase subunit A encodes MGENTIYAINGPIVTVKGNTDFSMQELVHVGKSRLVGEVIRIDQAKTTIQVYEETAGLKPGEPIYGSGSAMTVELGPGLLNNIYDGIERPLEDIAESSGFYIKRGVNVDSLDRQKAWQITPTVQVGDQVSAGDVIAEVQETQAIKHKIMVPNSVVGEVVNVVAPGSYTIEETLATIRQFNGEEYQVKAYQKWPIRTPRPVAKRLESTTPLLTGQRIIDTVFPIAKGGTAAIPGGFGTGKTTMQHQIAKFADADVIVYIGCGERGNEMTEVLEDFSKLIDPRSNAPLMERTVLIANTSNMPVAAREASIYTGLTIAEYYRDMGYDVAIMADSTSRWAEALRELSGRLEEMPAEEGYPAYLASRIATFYERAGDMETLNHDNGSVSIIGAVSPQGGDFSEPVTQNTKRFVRCFWGLDANLAHARHYPAINWMNSYSQYVDDLTAWYNKQVSEEFVENRSQMMALLHEEDELNEIVKLIGSDILPDSQKLTLQTARIIRLGFLQQNTFHEIDQAVPIAKQAKMLDVILYLHSRCQQLVQWGMPMSYIAKADIFNQLITMKFDVPNDDLEAFDHYYEDIDRFYEKAMQENG; translated from the coding sequence ATGGGAGAAAATACAATTTATGCCATTAATGGCCCCATTGTTACCGTCAAGGGCAATACCGATTTTTCCATGCAAGAATTGGTCCATGTCGGTAAGAGTCGCTTAGTTGGCGAAGTGATTCGTATCGACCAAGCCAAAACCACCATCCAAGTCTATGAAGAGACCGCCGGCTTAAAACCAGGCGAACCCATTTACGGGAGTGGCTCAGCCATGACGGTTGAGCTGGGTCCTGGCCTCTTGAATAATATCTACGATGGGATTGAACGGCCCCTAGAAGATATCGCTGAATCGAGTGGCTTCTATATTAAAAGAGGCGTCAATGTCGACTCGCTCGACCGCCAAAAAGCTTGGCAAATTACCCCAACCGTTCAAGTCGGTGACCAAGTATCAGCTGGGGACGTCATCGCTGAAGTCCAAGAAACCCAAGCCATTAAACATAAAATCATGGTCCCTAATTCTGTGGTCGGTGAAGTAGTTAATGTAGTGGCTCCTGGTTCTTATACCATTGAAGAAACCCTAGCTACTATCCGCCAATTTAATGGTGAGGAATACCAAGTCAAGGCCTATCAAAAATGGCCGATCCGTACCCCACGACCTGTGGCTAAGCGGTTAGAAAGTACTACCCCACTGCTTACTGGACAACGGATTATTGATACCGTCTTCCCGATTGCTAAGGGCGGGACAGCGGCCATTCCAGGTGGTTTCGGTACTGGGAAAACCACCATGCAACACCAAATCGCTAAATTTGCCGATGCCGATGTCATTGTCTACATTGGTTGCGGGGAACGTGGCAATGAAATGACGGAAGTCTTGGAAGATTTCTCTAAACTGATTGACCCGCGTTCTAACGCCCCATTAATGGAACGGACCGTCTTAATCGCTAACACTTCCAATATGCCAGTGGCCGCTCGGGAAGCTTCCATTTATACTGGCTTAACCATTGCTGAATATTATCGGGATATGGGTTATGATGTGGCCATTATGGCCGATTCCACTTCCCGTTGGGCGGAAGCCTTACGTGAATTATCGGGCCGTTTGGAAGAAATGCCAGCTGAAGAAGGTTATCCTGCCTACCTGGCTAGCCGGATCGCAACCTTCTATGAAAGAGCCGGCGATATGGAAACCCTCAACCACGACAATGGTTCAGTGTCAATTATCGGGGCGGTCTCCCCTCAAGGAGGGGACTTCTCTGAACCCGTGACCCAAAACACCAAGCGTTTTGTTCGTTGTTTCTGGGGACTGGATGCCAACCTGGCCCATGCCCGTCACTACCCAGCCATTAACTGGATGAATTCCTATTCTCAATACGTGGATGACCTAACGGCTTGGTATAATAAACAGGTTTCCGAAGAATTCGTGGAGAACCGCTCACAAATGATGGCCCTACTCCACGAAGAAGATGAATTAAATGAAATTGTTAAGTTAATTGGTTCAGATATCTTACCTGATTCGCAAAAATTAACCCTTCAAACCGCACGAATTATTCGTTTAGGTTTCTTACAACAAAACACCTTCCACGAAATCGACCAAGCAGTGCCGATTGCTAAGCAAGCCAAGATGTTAGATGTGATTCTCTATCTCCATTCCCGCTGCCAACAATTGGTCCAATGGGGGATGCCAATGTCTTATATCGCTAAGGCTGATATCTTTAACCAATTAATTACCATGAAGTTTGATGTGCCAAATGATGACTTAGAAGCCTTTGATCATTATTATGAAGATATCGATCGCTTCTATGAAAAAGCAATGCAAGAAAATGGATAA
- a CDS encoding V-type ATP synthase subunit B, with amino-acid sequence MAIEYLGLSSIEGPLVVVDGVRGAAYGDIVRFRTNRSDQKVGQIITIEGEHALIQVFDSTTGMSLDNTHTHFTGKGMELGLGPDILGRTFNGIGQPIDGLGAIHAEVSRDVNGAPLNPVSRIYPRDYIETGFSAIDGLTTLIRGQKLPIFSGDGMPHNQLAAQIAKQAKLGDGVDGEFAVVFAAMGVKHDVADFFKRSFEESGAMEHVTMFVNTADDPVMERLITPRMALTTAEYLAYDLGKHVLVILTDMTSFCEALREVSNAKQEIPSRKGYPGYLYSELATIYERAGIVKGRQGSVTQIPILTMPNDDITHPIPDLTGYITEGQVVLDRSIEGKNIYPPINPLPSLSRLMKDGIGDGYTREDHDAVSNQLFAAYSQAIDARSLASVIGEEELSDLDKKYLAFGEAFEQEFIGQKQDENRTITDTLNLGWDLLRSFPRTELNRMDSQLLDKYYEDTTYSYKKDALDKDSKQDGED; translated from the coding sequence ATGGCAATTGAATATTTAGGATTAAGTTCGATTGAAGGCCCTCTTGTCGTGGTCGACGGTGTTAGAGGGGCGGCCTATGGTGACATTGTCCGCTTCCGAACTAACCGTTCTGACCAAAAAGTGGGTCAAATTATCACAATTGAAGGCGAACATGCCCTGATACAGGTTTTTGACTCGACTACTGGGATGTCCCTAGATAATACCCATACTCACTTTACCGGTAAGGGGATGGAATTAGGCCTAGGTCCTGATATCTTAGGACGGACCTTTAACGGGATCGGTCAACCGATCGATGGCTTAGGCGCTATCCACGCTGAGGTCAGCCGTGATGTCAATGGAGCGCCCCTCAACCCGGTCTCACGGATCTATCCCCGTGACTATATCGAAACTGGTTTTTCCGCTATTGACGGCTTAACGACCCTGATTCGCGGGCAAAAGTTACCAATCTTCTCCGGTGATGGGATGCCTCATAACCAACTGGCTGCTCAAATTGCTAAGCAAGCCAAACTCGGTGACGGCGTTGACGGCGAATTTGCGGTCGTCTTTGCTGCCATGGGGGTTAAACACGATGTGGCCGACTTCTTTAAGCGATCCTTTGAAGAAAGTGGCGCTATGGAACACGTGACCATGTTCGTCAATACTGCTGACGACCCCGTGATGGAACGTTTGATTACCCCACGGATGGCCCTCACTACCGCCGAATACCTGGCCTATGACTTAGGCAAGCATGTCCTGGTTATTTTGACCGATATGACTTCCTTCTGTGAAGCCTTGCGTGAAGTTTCTAACGCTAAACAAGAAATCCCTTCCCGTAAAGGTTATCCTGGCTACCTCTATTCCGAGTTAGCTACTATCTACGAACGGGCAGGTATTGTTAAAGGACGGCAAGGTTCAGTGACCCAAATTCCAATTCTAACCATGCCTAACGATGACATCACCCACCCGATTCCTGACCTTACCGGTTATATTACTGAAGGTCAGGTGGTCTTGGACCGGAGTATTGAAGGGAAGAATATCTATCCACCAATTAATCCCCTGCCTTCCTTGTCCCGTTTAATGAAGGACGGGATTGGGGATGGCTACACCCGTGAGGACCATGACGCGGTATCTAACCAACTCTTCGCCGCTTACTCCCAAGCTATTGATGCCCGTTCCTTAGCATCGGTTATCGGGGAAGAAGAACTTTCTGACTTGGATAAGAAATACTTAGCCTTCGGAGAAGCCTTTGAACAAGAATTTATTGGGCAAAAGCAAGATGAGAACCGGACTATTACCGATACCTTGAACTTGGGTTGGGACCTACTCCGTAGCTTCCCACGGACCGAGTTAAACCGGATGGATAGTCAATTACTCGACAAATATTATGAAGACACCACTTATTCTTACAAAAAAGATGCCCTAGATAAGGATAGTAAGCAGGACGGTGAGGACTAA